GGGCCAGATCCTCAAGGCCTTCGGCAGCGATCACGTGATCTGGGGCACCGATTCGATCTGGTGGGGATCGCCGCAGTGGCAGATCGAGGCCTTCCGCCGCTTCGAGATTCCCGAGGCACTGCAGGAAAAGCACGGCTATCCCGCGCTCACACGCGAGGACAAGGAGCTGATCCTGGGCCTGAACTCGGCGCGCATGTACGGCATCGACGTGCCGGCCGCGCTGGAGGCGATACCGGGCGACCGGCTCAGCCGGATGCGGGCGGCCTACCTGGAAAGCGGGCCTCAACCCAGCAACACGCAATACGGCTGGGTGCACGAAGGGCCGCTGGCGGAAGATCCGGATGTGCCCTGGAGCACCCCGATATGACGTACGAACACATTGCGGTGCGGCCCGTAACCGGCACCTTCGGCGCGACGGTGAGCGGCGTGGACATCTCGCGGCCCCTGGACGAAGCGACCCTCGGCGAAATCCGTTCCGCCTGGCTGGAATACCAGGTGCTGTTCTTCCGCGACCAGGAAATGACCCCGCGGCAGCACGAGGACTTCGCCGCGAATTTCGGCGAACTCACCAAGGCCGGCTTCATGCCCACCCTCGAGGGGACGACCGGCGTCTTCGTTCAGGAATACCCCGGCCTCTACAGCCGCGACGTGACCGACATCACCTGGCATTGCGACGCGGCCTTTCTGCCGGTTCCGTCGCGCGGATCGGTGCTGTACGCGCTGGAAGTGCCCGAGGGCGCCGGCGATACGGTCTGGGCGAACATGTACGCGGCCTACGAGGATCTTTCCGGCAGCATGCAGTCGTTCCTGTCGGGGCTGACCGCGGTCAACGACAACGCCTACCGCAATCTCGAGACCCTGCTTGAACGCCTGGGTCCGGAAGGCTTCGCGCAGATGCGCAAGATGCTGCCGCCTTCCGAGCACCCGGTGGTTCGCACCCATCCGGAAACCGGGCGCAAGTCGCTGTTCGTGAGCGAGCTGATGACCTCGCACATCAAGGACATGAAGCCGGAGGAAAGCCGCATGCTGCTGGATTTCCTTTTCCGCCACAGCACCCAGCCCGAGTTCCAGTGCCGATTCGCCTGGGAGAAGCACTCGGTAGCCTTCTGGGACAACCGCTGCACGATCCACAAGGGCGTTTTCGACTTCGGCGACCGGCATCGCCTGATGCACCGGGTCTCCATCGACGACGACCGCCCGCCGGTCTGACCAACGACCGCGTGCGGGGGCGTCCCTGCACGCGGTAAAAGGCTAGCTGTAGTTGGAGCGAGCGACGAAGGTGCCGCAGTTGCGCTCGCAGAGCACCCGCATCAGGTTGGCGAAGCGGCTGGCCTGGCCGAAGGCGCCGCCGCGCAGGAGAACGGGGAAACCCACCGCGTGGATGCGCACCAGGCAGTTTCCGAAACGGTCGGCCTCGTTGATCCGGGCCACGTAGCGCACCAGCGATTCGGCCGAGCCCTGCGAAAAGTCGTCGCCGAACACGTAGATGCTCACCTTCCTGCTCTCGTCGTAGAAGGTGGTAATAGCCTCGACGATTCCTTCGGCGGGATTGGAGTCGGAAAAGGCCTGCCAGTTGGCGATGGCGCGAATTATCGATTGGCGGCGCGACGCGGAATCGGGAATCCACCGGCGCGCAAACGAGGAGAACAGGTATTGCCCCTCGTCGTTGAGCACCTGGATGCCTTTCACCGTGGGATAGACCCGCAGCGTCTCCGCCACCAGCCGCTGCACCGCCGGCCAGGCGTTGCCCACCATGCTGCCCGAGGTGTCGATCACGAAGATGATGTATTCGCTGTCGACCGGAATTCCGCCCACCGTCGTGTCGTTGGGGGCCGGGCGGTAGTCGGCCAGCAGGCGCTCCATTTCCTCGGTGAGTTCCTGGCGTGCGGCGAGCAGCTGTCCGGCCTCGTCGCTGCCCTCCGATGCGGTCTCCTTGGCGGCGAAGTGGCGCTCTTCGGCCGCCTCCACCTCGCGCCGGGTCAGGCTCACGCGCCGCACGCTTTCGGCGGTCTCGGAGCGCAGCGGCTCCAGGTCGCGCTTCAGCACCGTGGTTTCGCCGCGGATTTCGAACAGCTCCCGCTCCAGCATCAGGATCAGCCCCTCGAGCTCCTCGCGGCTGCGCTCGATGATGACCGGCTCGTGGATCTTGGTCACGACCAGCAGCAGGATGACGGCCCCGAAGCCGCAGCAGACGACGTCCAGGAACGACAGGTTCAGCCCCTGTTCCTCGCGCTTGAACCGCTTGCCCGCCATGAGCGCGCCCTAGTCCGCCTTCTTCGGCGGCAGCGGGAAGAACATGCTGGTGCGCTTGATGTAGTCCGCGTAGCCGGGACGCGTGGAAGCCAGGTGCTTCTCGAGTATGGGGACGCCGGAGAACTTAAGCAGTGCCCAGGTCATCAGCGCCGGGCTGAAGAAGGTCCACGCGGCGGCGTCCACCTCCGCGGCCACCAGCCAGATGCCCCACCACAAGCAGGCGTTGCCGAAATAGTTCGGGTGGCGGGTGTAACGCCACAGCCCGGTGTCCAGGACCTTGCCGCGGTTCTCCGGATCGGCCCGGAAGCGCTTCAGTTGCGCATCCCCTATGGTTTCGAACAGCACGCCCACGATCCAGACCGCGACCCCCGCCAGCGCCACCCAGCCCAGCGTGACCGGCGCCGCGTACGACTGGCCGAGCTGGACGGGAAGCGAAACGAGCCAGAGGATCGCACCCTGGAGCAGGAACACGACATAGAGGCTGCGCAGGTTCCAGGAACGGCCCGCGGCCTCGGTCCTCTCGCGCATGGAGGCGTAGCGGTAATCCTCCCCGTGCCCGATGTTGCGCCGCCACAGATGCCAGCTGTAGCGCAGCGACCAGGCGGTAGTCAGCAGGGCAAGCAGCCAGGCCCGGGGCGAAATGCCGCCCGTGCGCCAGAGCGTCGCCAGCGCGATGACGGCAAAGCCCAGGCCCCAGAAGAGATCGACGATGCTGGTGTCGCGCAGCGGCAGGCTGATCAGCCACAGCGCCGCCATGATGCCCAGTATGAGCGCGAGGTTTCCGAACAGAATGCCGGTCACGGAGAAGTCCATGCGGTTATTCTATACAGCCGCCGCCGCGGCCCCGCGGCGGAAACAGTGTTGGTTCACGGGAGAATTTCATGAAATTGATTGGACGACTCTGCGCGTCGGTGCTCGCCGGTTTACTGCTGTCCGGTTTACTGCTGGTCGGTTTACTGCTGGCCGACATGGCCTACGCCTCCGCCAGTCTGGACACGGCCGAGGGGCGCTTGGCCGCCTACCGGAAAATGCAATGCTCGTTGATCGACGACAAGGAGTCGTTTTTCTGGTGGACCGGCACCGCTTACGGCCATGTGGCCGGGCAGCCGGACATCCGATTGTTCCGCGTGGAGGGCATCAACGTGCGCCGTTGCGCCAGCGTGCCCAACGACGAACGGGGCGACGGCTTTCGCCTGATCTCAAGGGAGATTCTCGTTTACCAGGACATCGAGACGGGTGAAATGCTGCACACCTGGGACAACCCCTACACCGGCGAGACGGTGGAAGTCCTGCACGTCGCCAACGACCCCGTCAATCAGCCGGCCCAGCATCCGCTTACTCGCAACGGTTCCGAGTACCCGTTGCCCCTGACGACGCAGGGGAACGACTGGTGGTGGTCCGCGGCGGTGCCGCTGTTCTACCCCAACCCGCTGGGGGGCGACTATCAGAAATACGTGGGCGGCACGTATCACGCCACGGAAATGTTCAACTTCAAGGGCAAGCTGGACGACCTGCTGGATGCCGACAGCGATTCGGCGACGCTGTTCGTGGGCTGGGTGCGGCTTGCGCAATGGCTGCCGTGGATGGAGATGGGCTCGCGCACCGGCAAGATGTACTTCCACGCCGGTGGCAAAAAGGTGGGCGATTACGAAAACGTTCCGGCCGATTTCCGGGCCGTTATCGAGGAGCACTTCCCGCTGTACCGGCATGCGCCGCCGATGGACGACAACCGGCCCAATGAAACGAGCTGGACCTACTTCAAGAAGGTGATGGAGGCGCGGGAAGATTAGGGCGTCAACACGCCCTGGAGGGCTCAGGCCGCCGGTTCGAGCCGCACGATGTCCGTGAGTTGGCCGCCGCGGTCGTCGGTGGCCAGGTAGATGAAGCCGTCCGGCCCCTGGCGGACGTCGCGCAGCCGGTAGACGTCCTTAAGCAGCGGTTCGCGGGCCACGACGCGGCCTTCGTCGTCCGTGCGGATGCGCGACAGCTGCCGATGCGTGCGGGCCAGCCCCCCGGCGAACAGATCGCCGCGCCAGCGCGGGAAGGCATCGCCTTCGTACACGATCAGGCCGGAAGCGCCGATGGACGGGGTCCAGTAGGTCGCGGGCTGCTCCATGCCTTCGCGCTCGCTGGAGGCATGAATGGGCGTTCCGGTGACATAGTTCACGCCGAAGCCGATCACCGGCCAGCCGTAATTCAGGCCCGGCAGGATCAGGTTGAGTTCGTCGCCGCCCTGAGGTCCATGCTCGGTTGACCAGAGTCGTCCGGTCGCCGGGTGATAGTGCAGACCCTGGGGATTGCGGTGACCATAGCTCCAGATCTCCGGCAATGCGCCGGCATGGCCCGCAAAGGGATTGTCATCGGGCACGGAGCCGTCTTCCCTGAGCCTCAAAATGGCGCCCGCGTGGCTGCCGAGCAACTGTGCGCCATGGCTTTCCAGGTTGTCCCGGGGCATTTCCATTCGATCGCCGACGGACATGAACAGGTGCCCGTTGGCGTCGAAGGCGATCTTTGCGCCGTAATGTCCCGGGGCGGCGCTCCAGGCGTAAGCCTCGAAGATTTCCTCGACTTCTTGGAGACGGTCTCCGTCCAGCCGGGCGCGAACTAATGCGGTGGTGTTGCGATCGTCTTCGGCCTTGGAGTAACTCAGATAGACGATGCGATTGGCCTCGAAGTCCGGATGCACCGCGACTTCCTGAAGCCCGCCCTGGCCCTGGACCAGGGCGTCGGGGACGCCGGCGAGCGGCTGCTCCAGCAGCCTGCCGTCGCGCACCAGGCGCAATTCGCCGGTGCGCTGGGTGAAGAGCATGTCGCCGTCCGGCAGAAAAGCGATGCTCCAGGGATGCTTCACGCCCTCCACCACCGTGACCACACGGAAGCGATGCTCTTCGGAGTCGTAAACCTCAGCCTGCGCCTGAGCGCACAGCGCAGCAACCGCTAGGAGTGCGAGTGCGGCGCGCGGCAGCATGCGGGAGCGACTCCGGTCAGGATTGGCCGGCGGTTTCGAGCGCGTTGGCCTCGACCCATTTCGCAAAGTCGGGATGGGCGGACAGGCCTTTTTCGTTGAAAGTGAATTCAAGGCCCTCGAAATCGACCGGGATCTTGTGCTGGATGCCGCGGGTGGAAAGCAGATAGCCCACCATGATCACGTCGAGCCCGGCGGCGCTGGCTTCCTCGATCCAGCCCCGCATGGTATCCACGTTCGCAGAGCGAATCTCGTCCGGGGCATCGTCCTGGAAGTTGTATCCCTTGACGTCTGCGAAACCGCCTTCGGCCTTCACGCTCTCGACGTGTTTCTCAAGCATCTCCAGTTCGATCGCATTGTCCGCCGGATCGCCGGGGCCGTGGCCGACGATCAGCAGGAATTCTTTCTCGGGGTTCTGGCTGATTTCCTTCGCGTGATCGAGCAACATCCCGGCGGCCATGGGATGCTCGGCCAACGGAGCGGCAAAAGTCAGGGCCACGTTGGAGGTCACCCTTGGCGCAGGCAGGTAGGCGGCCTCTTCGCGCTCGCCGACGTAATAGGCCCACTGCTCATAGACGGTTCCCATGGGCGAGAGCGCCGCGGGCACGACCACGATCTTCCGGGCCCCGGCAGCCTCCAGCTGATCGATCGCCGACTGGATGTGATTGCCGTTCATCATCGCCATCCCGTAGCCGATTGCAACGGGATGTTGCCTGGCAAGCCCGGTCAGCGAATTGGCGAAGTAGGTGTCGCCCGGCTCGAAAGCGCCATGTGTCAGAACGATGATGCCCAGATCGCCCCTCAGTTCCGTATCGCTGATATAGCGCTCGTGCGTGGGCGGCATTTGCATCATGTTGTCCATGATCTGCTCGTTGGTGTAATTACGGTAGGTGACGATCTTTGCCCGCAGCAGGTCGTACTCCTCCTGGGTCATGTCGTGATGTCCGGAATGGTCCATTCCTTCATGGTCCATTCCCTGGTGGTCCATCTCCTCGTGGTCCATCTCCTGCGTCTGGGCCACGCCGAAAACAAGCAGCGCGCCAAGGAGAACGGGAAGGATGCGCATGTTTCTGGGGTTCATGTCTAAACTCCTCTGAATAAAGCCTTAAGCCACGAACGGGCTCAAAAGCATATCACTCTTGCCCGGCGCCGCCTCAGTCCTGCATCCTGGCGATCAGCAGGTCCCCGAACTCGCTGCACTTGACCTTGGTTGCGCCTTCCATCAGCCGGTGGAAGTCGTAGGTGACGGTGCGGTCGGCGATCACCGCGTTCATCGCGGCGATGATCTTGTCGGCGGCCTCGTTCCAGCCGAGATGCCGCAGCATCATTTCCCCGGAAAGAATGAGCGAGCCCGGGTTGACCATGTCCTTGTCCGCGTACTTGGGCGCCGTGCCGTGGGTGGCTTCGAACACGGCGTGGCCGGTGTCGCCATTGATGTTGCCGCCCGGAGCGATGCCGATGCCGCCGACCTGAGCGGCGAGCGCATCGGACAGGTAGTCGCCGTTGAGGTTGGTCGTGGCGATCACGTCGAAGCTGTGGGCCCGGGTCAGCACCTGCTGAAGCGCGATGTCGGCGATCGCGTCCTTCACCAGGATCGCGCCGCCGTCAATGGCCTTCTTCTGCTCCGCGTTCGCCGCCTGTTCCCCGTGTTTCTCCTTGGTCCGGTCCCACTGCCTCCAGGTGTAGAAGCTGTCGCCGTAGCCGTTCTCGGCCAGGTCGTAGGCCCAGTTGCGGAACGCGCCCTCGGTGTACTTCATGATGTTGCCCTTGTGCACGAGGGTCACGCTGCTGCGCTTTTGCGCCAGCGCGTAGTCCAGCGCCGCGCGCATCAGGCGTTGCGAGCCTTCGCGCGAAACGGGCTTCAGGCCAACGCCGGAGGAATCGGGGAAACGCACCTTCGCGTACCGCTCGGGGAAATGTTCCCGCATCAGCGAGAGAAATCGCTGCGTGTCCTCTTCTCCTTCCTCGAATTCGGCGCCCGCGTAAATGTCCTCGGTGTTCTCGCGAAAGATCACCATGTCCACCGCGCCCGGGTCGCGCACCGGGGAGGGCACGCCCTCGAACCAGCGCACCGGCCTCAGGCAAACGTAGAGGTCGAGAATCTGGCGGATGGCCACGTTCAGCGACCGGATCCCGCCGCCCACCGGCGTTGTCAGCGGCCCCTTGATCGCGACCCGGTATTCGCGGAAGGCTTCGATGGTTTCGTCGGGGAGCCAGGAATCGAACTTTTCCCAGGCGGCCTCGCCCGCGTAGGTTTCCATCCACATGAGCTGCCGCTGCCCGCCGTAGGCGGCGGAAACCGCGGCGTCCAGCACCCGTTCCGTGGCCCGCCAGATATCGCGTCCGGTGCCGTCCCCGCGGATGAATGGAATGATGGGACGGTCCGGCACGTCGAGCCCCGCGCCGTTCATTGTGATCTTTTCGCCTTGTTCCGGGATTTGCATTCCGCTTTTCCTTCCTGCTGTGTCTGTTGCGCGGGCATTATCCGCACCACGCCCGGCAACGGCAACCATGGCCGGCGGTTTTTCGGCGGGCGCGGCCGGCCCCGGGATGTTCACGGGACCAATAGGCTGTACACTTCGCAGCCAATATTCGCAAGTTTCTTGGTGACCTATGCGGGCTGCTAGCCTGAAACACACCCGGGGGCGCGTGAGATCACGGGGAGGACGGACTCTCCGCCGCCCGGCCTTCCTTCCTTTTGCGTTCGCCGCTTCCTTTGCCTTCCTGATACCGCCGGCCTCCGGAGCGTTTGAAATCGGCGAGGCGGTGGCGGGCGGGGAGACCGCGCTGGGTTTTCGCTACCGGCTTGAGACCGTTTCGCAGGACGGGATCGACGAGGACGCGCTGGCGTCCACGGCCCGCGCCCGCCTGACCTGGAATTCGGCGAAGTCCGGTTCCCTTTCCTTTGGCGTCGAGACGGATTATTCGCTGATACTGGGCATCGAGGACTTCAATTCGACCACCAACGGCAAAACGGCATATCCGGTCGTCGCCGATCCGGACGGTTTCGACCTGAACCAGGCGTTTCTGAAGTTGGAGGAGAACGATTTCACCGTAACGGTGGGACGGCAGCGGATCAATCATGGCACGCAGCGCTTCATGGGCGGCGTGGCCTACCGCAACAATGAGCAGACCTACGATGGCGTGCGCATCCAGAGCGCCGCCGGGGCCCTCAACCTCGACTACGCCTACGTGCATAACATCAATCGAATCTTCGGGCCGGATGACGGCGCTCAGCCGGGTGACTGGTACGGCAATTCGCAT
Above is a window of Gammaproteobacteria bacterium DNA encoding:
- a CDS encoding taurine dioxygenase; the encoded protein is MTYEHIAVRPVTGTFGATVSGVDISRPLDEATLGEIRSAWLEYQVLFFRDQEMTPRQHEDFAANFGELTKAGFMPTLEGTTGVFVQEYPGLYSRDVTDITWHCDAAFLPVPSRGSVLYALEVPEGAGDTVWANMYAAYEDLSGSMQSFLSGLTAVNDNAYRNLETLLERLGPEGFAQMRKMLPPSEHPVVRTHPETGRKSLFVSELMTSHIKDMKPEESRMLLDFLFRHSTQPEFQCRFAWEKHSVAFWDNRCTIHKGVFDFGDRHRLMHRVSIDDDRPPV
- a CDS encoding VWA domain-containing protein produces the protein MAGKRFKREEQGLNLSFLDVVCCGFGAVILLLVVTKIHEPVIIERSREELEGLILMLERELFEIRGETTVLKRDLEPLRSETAESVRRVSLTRREVEAAEERHFAAKETASEGSDEAGQLLAARQELTEEMERLLADYRPAPNDTTVGGIPVDSEYIIFVIDTSGSMVGNAWPAVQRLVAETLRVYPTVKGIQVLNDEGQYLFSSFARRWIPDSASRRQSIIRAIANWQAFSDSNPAEGIVEAITTFYDESRKVSIYVFGDDFSQGSAESLVRYVARINEADRFGNCLVRIHAVGFPVLLRGGAFGQASRFANLMRVLCERNCGTFVARSNYS
- a CDS encoding DUF1295 domain-containing protein — encoded protein: MDFSVTGILFGNLALILGIMAALWLISLPLRDTSIVDLFWGLGFAVIALATLWRTGGISPRAWLLALLTTAWSLRYSWHLWRRNIGHGEDYRYASMRERTEAAGRSWNLRSLYVVFLLQGAILWLVSLPVQLGQSYAAPVTLGWVALAGVAVWIVGVLFETIGDAQLKRFRADPENRGKVLDTGLWRYTRHPNYFGNACLWWGIWLVAAEVDAAAWTFFSPALMTWALLKFSGVPILEKHLASTRPGYADYIKRTSMFFPLPPKKAD
- a CDS encoding DUF1838 domain-containing protein; this encodes MKLIGRLCASVLAGLLLSGLLLVGLLLADMAYASASLDTAEGRLAAYRKMQCSLIDDKESFFWWTGTAYGHVAGQPDIRLFRVEGINVRRCASVPNDERGDGFRLISREILVYQDIETGEMLHTWDNPYTGETVEVLHVANDPVNQPAQHPLTRNGSEYPLPLTTQGNDWWWSAAVPLFYPNPLGGDYQKYVGGTYHATEMFNFKGKLDDLLDADSDSATLFVGWVRLAQWLPWMEMGSRTGKMYFHAGGKKVGDYENVPADFRAVIEEHFPLYRHAPPMDDNRPNETSWTYFKKVMEARED
- a CDS encoding PQQ-dependent sugar dehydrogenase; its protein translation is MLPRAALALLAVAALCAQAQAEVYDSEEHRFRVVTVVEGVKHPWSIAFLPDGDMLFTQRTGELRLVRDGRLLEQPLAGVPDALVQGQGGLQEVAVHPDFEANRIVYLSYSKAEDDRNTTALVRARLDGDRLQEVEEIFEAYAWSAAPGHYGAKIAFDANGHLFMSVGDRMEMPRDNLESHGAQLLGSHAGAILRLREDGSVPDDNPFAGHAGALPEIWSYGHRNPQGLHYHPATGRLWSTEHGPQGGDELNLILPGLNYGWPVIGFGVNYVTGTPIHASSEREGMEQPATYWTPSIGASGLIVYEGDAFPRWRGDLFAGGLARTHRQLSRIRTDDEGRVVAREPLLKDVYRLRDVRQGPDGFIYLATDDRGGQLTDIVRLEPAA
- a CDS encoding NADP-dependent isocitrate dehydrogenase yields the protein MQIPEQGEKITMNGAGLDVPDRPIIPFIRGDGTGRDIWRATERVLDAAVSAAYGGQRQLMWMETYAGEAAWEKFDSWLPDETIEAFREYRVAIKGPLTTPVGGGIRSLNVAIRQILDLYVCLRPVRWFEGVPSPVRDPGAVDMVIFRENTEDIYAGAEFEEGEEDTQRFLSLMREHFPERYAKVRFPDSSGVGLKPVSREGSQRLMRAALDYALAQKRSSVTLVHKGNIMKYTEGAFRNWAYDLAENGYGDSFYTWRQWDRTKEKHGEQAANAEQKKAIDGGAILVKDAIADIALQQVLTRAHSFDVIATTNLNGDYLSDALAAQVGGIGIAPGGNINGDTGHAVFEATHGTAPKYADKDMVNPGSLILSGEMMLRHLGWNEAADKIIAAMNAVIADRTVTYDFHRLMEGATKVKCSEFGDLLIARMQD